CGGGGTGTGGGCCGCTCACCTGCCCCTCGGGCCCGAAGTGGAAGACCTCGCCGACCTCGACCCCCCGCCCGAGCAGCTCCTCCCTGGCCGCCTCCACGTCGTCGACGACGAGGTGCAGGCCGCGGTAGCTGCCCGGCTCCGCAGGGGAGACGCCCTTGCCGATCGTGATCGAGCAGGACGAGCCGGGCGGGGTCAGCTGCACGACCCGGAAGTCGTCCCCGCCCCGGTGGTCGACGTCGAGGTGGAAGCCGGCCCGCTCGTAGAACGCCTTGGCCCGGTCGACGTCGGTGACGGGCAGCACGATCAGCTCGAGGCGCATGTCCATGCCCGGCAGCCTCGCATTCAACCGATCGGTTGACAAGGGGGGACCGCCCGGCGTACGGTGTCGTCAACCAAACGGTTGAACAAGCGCACTGGAGGAGGAGGGCGTGGCGGCTGACCCGCTGTCCCGGGCGTTCTCGGCCATGGCCGACCCGATCCGCAGGGACATGGTCGCCCGGCTGGCCGACGGCGACGCCACGGTCAACGAGCTGGCCGCCCCGTACGACGTGACCGTCCAGGCCGTCTCCAAGCACCTGAAGGTGCTGGAGGACGCCGGCCTGGTGAGCCGGCGCCGGGACGCCCAGCGCCGCCCCGTCCACCTGGAGGCGGAGGTGCTCGATCTGATGACCGCGTGGATCGAGCGCTACCGCCGCCAGGCGGAGGAGCGGTACCGCCGCCTCGACGCCCTCCTCGAGTCGATGCCCGACGACCCCGAGCCCACCGCACCACCCGACACAGGAGCACCGACGTGACCATGACCGGCACCCGCGAGACCGAGATCACCGCCGACCCGACCGTCCCCGCCATCCGCATCACCCGCGAGTTCGACGCCCCGCCCGAGAAG
This genomic stretch from Acidimicrobiales bacterium harbors:
- a CDS encoding VOC family protein, producing MDMRLELIVLPVTDVDRAKAFYERAGFHLDVDHRGGDDFRVVQLTPPGSSCSITIGKGVSPAEPGSYRGLHLVVDDVEAAREELLGRGVEVGEVFHFGPEGQVSGPHPGRDDYASFAAFDDPDGNAWLLQEVGHRRV
- a CDS encoding metalloregulator ArsR/SmtB family transcription factor, with protein sequence MAADPLSRAFSAMADPIRRDMVARLADGDATVNELAAPYDVTVQAVSKHLKVLEDAGLVSRRRDAQRRPVHLEAEVLDLMTAWIERYRRQAEERYRRLDALLESMPDDPEPTAPPDTGAPT